One Keratinibaculum paraultunense genomic window carries:
- the erm gene encoding 23S ribosomal RNA methyltransferase Erm, which yields MPQNRKKGTTPPIWVSQNFLTSYKIINRIIRRTTLNKDDHVIEIGPGKGHITGFLIKRCRKVSAIEIDGRLYNRLTAKFKDVKNIRIYHQDFMKWKLPQSEDYKVFSNIPFCFTTDIMRKLTECKNAPSEAWLTMEKGAAKRFMGKPSESLRSLLIKPRFDLDIAYYFSREDFHPKPGVDVVLLHLKKKSPPDIPANQWFAYEQFVSKALKYGFRCFFTSKQLSRAFRQAGVQNKNITPTEILYVQWLCLFRCYWEHVLGRK from the coding sequence ATGCCCCAAAATAGAAAAAAAGGGACAACTCCGCCCATTTGGGTATCTCAAAACTTTTTAACAAGTTACAAAATTATCAACAGAATTATTCGCAGAACAACCCTTAACAAGGATGATCATGTGATTGAAATTGGCCCGGGAAAGGGTCATATAACAGGTTTCTTGATAAAAAGATGCCGGAAAGTTTCGGCAATCGAAATTGACGGCCGTTTATATAATAGATTGACAGCAAAATTCAAGGACGTCAAAAATATCCGTATATATCATCAGGATTTTATGAAGTGGAAGCTTCCTCAATCCGAAGATTATAAGGTTTTTTCAAACATTCCCTTTTGCTTCACTACGGATATTATGCGAAAACTCACGGAGTGCAAAAACGCACCTTCTGAAGCATGGCTTACCATGGAAAAAGGCGCAGCCAAGCGTTTCATGGGTAAGCCTTCAGAATCATTGCGTTCACTGCTTATAAAGCCCAGATTTGATTTGGATATTGCTTACTATTTCAGCAGGGAAGATTTTCATCCCAAACCGGGCGTTGATGTAGTACTTCTTCATCTTAAGAAAAAGAGCCCGCCGGATATCCCCGCAAACCAGTGGTTTGCCTATGAACAATTTGTTTCAAAGGCGCTAAAATATGGATTCCGCTGTTTTTTTACAAGCAAGCAATTATCTAGGGCATTCCGTCAGGCTGGTGTGCAAAATAAAAATATTACTCCTACAGAGATTCTTTATGTTCAGTGGCTCTGCCTTTTCCGATGCTACTGGGAGCATGTGTTAGGCAGAAAATAA
- a CDS encoding transposase: MKGKGKRYPEEFKRQIVKEVEETGNASLVARRHDLVPGTVTRWVRESKKQNGLIPSSNYSNNINAKSLEEENEQLKKLLVVKL, translated from the coding sequence TTGAAAGGGAAAGGTAAAAGGTATCCAGAAGAATTTAAGCGTCAAATTGTTAAGGAAGTAGAAGAAACAGGCAATGCTTCTTTAGTTGCAAGAAGACACGATTTAGTTCCTGGCACTGTTACTCGCTGGGTTAGGGAGTCAAAGAAGCAAAATGGATTAATTCCAAGTTCTAATTATTCCAATAATATTAATGCTAAATCTTTAGAAGAAGAAAATGAACAATTGAAAAAATTACTAGTAGTAAAACTTTGA